The following proteins are encoded in a genomic region of Methylibium petroleiphilum PM1:
- a CDS encoding ExeA family protein produces the protein MYAQFFGLSQEPFSIAPDPRFLFMSERHREALAHLLYGVRGGGGFVLLTGEIGAGKTTVCRLLLEQVPKRCNVAYIFNPKLTVEELLKSVCDEFGIPYAHPGPGAATVKDYLDPLNRFLLQTHAVGQSNVLIIDEAQNLSADVLEQLRLLTNLETNERKLLQIVLIGQPELRQMLARPELEQLAQRVIARYHLEALTETETLQYIRHRLTISGLNRALPFDRESVQRIHQLSRGVPRRINLLCDRALLGAYSSGAHRVRREIVDKAAREVFETPSPMNPRRWLQRRPAVLGLGLVGGAVLFAAGSWMLGGGRSSSERGAASAVTAVAASAKPAPEAAASTAAVAPPPAAAASVAASAPAPLALAAADLQAQFKTLVRDPNEALRELAPAWKLSLADDGDPCLLVPAQQVHCHAGRSNLALVRLLGRPGIVSLNDAAGQPVYAQLTGLTAQSATLRMGGVAQTLTLGSFTRLWRGDFTTLWRVPPGYTVAAAGKAAIPADWLAARLATAAGDAAPGETSAAALKPRIAAFQSTQGLAPDGLAGPITLMQLNRATGVDEPRLQTE, from the coding sequence ATGTACGCGCAATTCTTCGGCCTGAGCCAGGAGCCTTTCTCGATCGCGCCCGACCCGCGTTTCCTCTTCATGAGCGAGCGGCACCGGGAGGCGCTGGCCCATCTGCTCTACGGCGTGCGCGGCGGCGGCGGCTTCGTGCTGCTGACCGGCGAGATCGGGGCCGGCAAGACCACGGTGTGTCGCCTGCTGCTGGAGCAGGTGCCCAAGCGCTGCAACGTCGCCTACATCTTCAACCCCAAGCTCACCGTCGAGGAGCTGCTGAAGTCGGTGTGCGACGAGTTCGGCATCCCCTACGCGCACCCGGGCCCCGGCGCGGCCACGGTGAAGGACTACCTCGATCCGCTCAATCGCTTCCTGCTGCAGACCCATGCGGTCGGACAGAGCAACGTGCTGATCATCGACGAGGCGCAGAACCTGTCGGCCGACGTGCTGGAACAACTGCGCCTGCTGACCAACCTGGAGACCAACGAGCGCAAGCTGCTGCAGATCGTGCTGATCGGGCAACCCGAGCTGCGCCAGATGCTGGCGCGGCCCGAACTGGAGCAGCTGGCGCAGCGCGTGATCGCGCGCTACCACCTCGAGGCGCTGACGGAGACCGAGACGCTGCAGTACATCCGGCACCGACTCACCATCTCGGGCCTGAACCGCGCGCTGCCTTTCGATCGCGAGTCGGTGCAGCGCATCCACCAGCTGTCGCGCGGCGTGCCGCGCCGCATCAACCTGCTGTGTGACCGGGCGCTGCTCGGCGCCTATTCGTCCGGCGCGCACCGCGTGCGGCGCGAGATCGTCGACAAGGCCGCGCGCGAGGTGTTCGAGACCCCGTCGCCGATGAACCCGCGCCGCTGGTTGCAGCGGCGTCCGGCGGTGCTGGGGCTGGGCCTGGTCGGCGGCGCCGTGCTGTTCGCGGCGGGCAGCTGGATGCTCGGCGGCGGGCGGTCGTCATCGGAACGCGGCGCCGCGAGCGCGGTGACGGCGGTCGCGGCCTCGGCGAAGCCGGCGCCCGAAGCGGCGGCCTCTACCGCGGCGGTGGCCCCGCCACCGGCGGCCGCCGCCTCGGTGGCTGCCTCGGCGCCGGCGCCGCTGGCGCTGGCCGCTGCCGATCTGCAGGCGCAGTTCAAGACCCTGGTGCGCGACCCGAACGAGGCGCTGCGGGAGCTGGCGCCGGCCTGGAAGCTGAGCCTGGCCGACGACGGCGACCCGTGCCTGCTTGTGCCGGCGCAGCAGGTGCACTGCCACGCGGGTCGCAGCAATCTCGCGCTGGTGCGGTTGCTCGGTCGGCCCGGCATCGTGAGCCTGAATGACGCGGCCGGGCAGCCGGTCTATGCACAGCTCACCGGCCTCACGGCGCAGAGCGCGACGCTGCGCATGGGCGGCGTCGCGCAGACCCTCACGCTCGGTTCCTTCACGCGCCTGTGGCGCGGCGATTTCACGACACTGTGGCGCGTGCCGCCGGGCTACACCGTTGCCGCGGCGGGCAAGGCGGCCATCCCCGCCGACTGGCTGGCCGCACGGCTGGCCACCGCGGCCGGCGACGCCGCACCGGGCGAGACGTCGGCGGCGGCGCTCAAGCCGCGCATCGCCGCCTTCCAGTCCACCCAGGGTCTGGCACCGGATGGTCTGGCCGGGCCGATCACACTGATGCAGCTCAACCGCGCCACCGGCGTGGACGAGCCCCGCCTGCAGACCGAGTGA
- a CDS encoding general secretion pathway protein GspB has protein sequence MSYILEALRKADAERDRERGALPDLHAQPVPPDSAAMAAGSPSRPRPWLWIIVGASVGLIGPLLWLLLGRDTTKEAVVTPPPPVETAAPPVATAPAVAPAPEVAPAPPPPPAIPPAPTVPVPAPPPRAEAPAFAIAPPAPPAPVVRDVPATTRRAVPATAPAVAPAEKPAAPVAAEGRVHTVAELPDDIRRQLPAIAVGGSIYSAEAANRFLIINGQIFHEKDKLGPELVLEQIKLKAAVLRFKGYRYEITY, from the coding sequence ATGTCCTACATCCTCGAAGCCCTCCGCAAGGCCGACGCCGAACGCGATCGCGAACGCGGCGCGTTGCCCGACCTGCATGCGCAGCCGGTGCCGCCCGATTCGGCCGCGATGGCGGCCGGCTCGCCTTCGCGTCCCCGACCCTGGCTGTGGATCATCGTCGGTGCCTCGGTGGGCCTGATCGGCCCGCTGCTGTGGCTGCTGCTCGGTCGCGATACCACGAAGGAGGCCGTGGTGACACCGCCGCCACCGGTCGAGACGGCCGCACCGCCGGTGGCGACGGCGCCCGCGGTGGCTCCGGCTCCCGAGGTGGCCCCGGCGCCGCCACCGCCCCCCGCGATCCCGCCCGCCCCGACGGTGCCGGTTCCGGCCCCGCCGCCGCGCGCCGAGGCCCCGGCCTTCGCGATCGCGCCGCCAGCACCGCCCGCGCCGGTGGTGCGCGACGTACCGGCAACGACCCGCCGTGCGGTGCCGGCGACAGCGCCCGCAGTGGCGCCTGCCGAGAAGCCGGCCGCTCCGGTGGCGGCGGAGGGCCGGGTTCACACCGTCGCCGAACTGCCCGACGACATCCGCCGTCAGTTGCCGGCCATCGCGGTCGGCGGCTCGATCTACTCCGCGGAGGCGGCCAACCGCTTCCTCATCATCAACGGCCAGATCTTCCACGAGAAGGACAAGCTCGGTCCCGAACTCGTGCTCGAGCAGATCAAGCTCAAGGCCGCGGTGCTGCGTTTCAAGGGCTACCGCTACGAGATCACCTACTGA
- a CDS encoding PA4780 family RIO1-like protein kinase, which produces MKPPKRLQSLIEEGLIDSVVRQLMSGKEAMVYVVRCGDETRCAKVYKEATERSFRQAVDYTENRRVKNTRQARAMAKGTRYGRQAQEAAWQSAEVDALYRLAAAGVRVPRPHNFHDGVLLMELVTDAHGDAAPRLNDVAFTPEEARRHHAALLAEVVRMLCAGVVHGDLSEFNILLAADGPVIIDLPQAVDAAGNNHASRMLLRDVSNLSGYFGRYAPELPRTDFGPEIWDLYQRGMLHPDVVLTGRFDRSTAAVDLGSVLREIEDARAEEAARRQRLQTVV; this is translated from the coding sequence ATGAAACCCCCCAAGCGACTGCAGTCCCTGATCGAGGAAGGCCTGATCGACAGCGTGGTTCGCCAGCTGATGAGCGGCAAGGAAGCCATGGTCTACGTGGTGCGCTGCGGCGACGAGACGCGCTGCGCCAAGGTCTACAAGGAGGCCACGGAGCGCAGCTTCCGCCAGGCGGTCGACTACACCGAGAACCGCAGGGTCAAGAACACCCGCCAGGCCCGCGCCATGGCCAAGGGCACGCGCTACGGCCGCCAGGCCCAGGAAGCGGCGTGGCAGAGCGCGGAGGTCGACGCGCTCTACCGGCTGGCCGCCGCCGGCGTGCGTGTCCCGCGCCCTCACAACTTCCACGACGGCGTGCTGTTGATGGAACTGGTGACCGACGCCCATGGCGATGCGGCCCCGCGGCTCAACGACGTGGCGTTCACGCCGGAGGAAGCGCGCCGCCACCATGCCGCGCTGCTGGCCGAGGTGGTGCGCATGCTGTGCGCCGGCGTCGTGCACGGCGACCTGTCGGAGTTCAACATCCTGCTGGCCGCCGACGGCCCGGTGATCATCGACCTGCCCCAGGCGGTGGACGCCGCCGGCAACAACCACGCGAGCCGCATGCTGCTGCGCGACGTGAGCAACCTGAGCGGCTACTTCGGCCGCTACGCGCCCGAGCTGCCGCGCACCGACTTCGGCCCCGAGATCTGGGACCTCTACCAGCGCGGCATGCTGCATCCCGACGTGGTGCTCACCGGCCGCTTCGACCGCAGCACCGCGGCGGTCGACCTGGGCAGCGTGCTGCGCGAGATCGAGGACGCGCGCGCCGAGGAGGCGGCCCGCCGGCAGCGGCTGCAGACGGTGGTGTGA
- a CDS encoding GAF domain-containing protein: protein MSATFIKAAEVWIPSADGTLLEFGCGGFGPARSFATISRSMCFGRGEGLPGRAWEEGRPVLLRQFEGSIFQRTAAARTAGMDCAIALPLYLHDRLTSVLVVFCGHVPGQAGALELWHHDPRITTDMTLVDGAYGPGAQAFEAISQETYLPRGVGLPGLAWQRGEAVFVEDLPAAPGRFLRSEEAAAAGLLRGLAIPAGSRLADRHVVAFLASARLPLAHRIERWVPDAAQSELRRVEAFSELHGGRSSGIAQLPLSSTGSSLVKALQRGVPVINDFPADEPGSPAAAAVGIGATALVAIPVVWEDAVVEVVALYL, encoded by the coding sequence ATGTCTGCCACCTTCATCAAGGCCGCCGAAGTCTGGATCCCCAGCGCCGACGGCACGCTGCTCGAGTTCGGCTGCGGCGGCTTCGGCCCGGCGCGCAGCTTCGCGACGATCAGCCGCTCCATGTGCTTTGGCCGTGGCGAGGGACTGCCCGGCCGCGCCTGGGAAGAAGGCCGCCCGGTGCTGCTGCGGCAGTTCGAGGGTTCGATCTTCCAGCGCACCGCCGCCGCCCGCACCGCCGGCATGGACTGCGCCATCGCCCTGCCGCTGTACCTGCACGACCGTCTCACGTCGGTGCTGGTGGTGTTCTGCGGCCACGTGCCCGGACAGGCTGGTGCCCTGGAACTGTGGCACCACGACCCGCGCATCACCACCGACATGACGCTGGTCGACGGCGCCTACGGCCCCGGCGCTCAGGCCTTCGAGGCGATCTCCCAGGAGACCTACCTGCCGCGCGGCGTGGGGCTGCCGGGCCTGGCCTGGCAGCGCGGCGAGGCGGTGTTCGTCGAGGATCTGCCGGCCGCGCCCGGCCGCTTCCTGCGCAGCGAGGAGGCCGCAGCGGCGGGCCTGCTGCGCGGCCTGGCGATTCCCGCGGGCTCGCGGCTCGCCGATCGCCACGTGGTGGCCTTCCTGGCGAGCGCGCGGCTGCCGCTGGCGCACCGCATCGAGCGCTGGGTGCCCGACGCGGCGCAGTCCGAACTGCGGAGAGTCGAGGCCTTCAGCGAACTGCACGGCGGCCGCTCCTCGGGCATCGCCCAGCTGCCGCTGTCGTCGACCGGCAGCTCGCTCGTCAAGGCCCTGCAGCGCGGTGTGCCGGTGATCAACGACTTCCCGGCCGACGAGCCGGGATCGCCCGCCGCTGCCGCGGTGGGCATCGGCGCGACGGCGCTCGTGGCGATCCCGGTGGTATGGGAGGACGCCGTGGTGGAGGTCGTGGCGCTCTACCTGTAG
- a CDS encoding aldolase, whose product MSRTDPQQHADFHSAAVTRLRADLALALRAAALHGLAEGVCNHFSVELPDGSGRFLLNPRGLLWSEIGADDIVMIDVQGARLAGRHDVEPTAMFIHAAIHRIAGQACVLHTHMPYATALTLTVDRALDTTLSQNAMRFQGRVAVDAHYNGLALDASEGERIARAMQGADVVFLGNHGVVVCGASMAHAYDDLYYLERACAAQVLAGSTGRPLAPVAPTIAAHVAQQTLGERLQSELFFEALRRTVP is encoded by the coding sequence ATGAGCCGCACCGATCCGCAGCAGCACGCAGACTTCCACTCCGCCGCCGTGACGCGGCTGCGCGCCGACCTGGCGCTGGCGCTGAGGGCCGCCGCGCTTCACGGCCTGGCCGAAGGCGTGTGCAACCATTTCAGCGTGGAACTGCCCGACGGCTCCGGCCGTTTCCTGCTGAATCCGCGCGGCCTGCTGTGGAGCGAGATCGGCGCCGACGACATCGTGATGATCGACGTGCAGGGCGCCCGGCTGGCAGGCCGCCACGACGTCGAGCCCACGGCGATGTTCATCCATGCCGCCATCCACCGCATCGCCGGCCAGGCCTGCGTGCTGCACACCCACATGCCGTACGCGACCGCGCTCACGCTCACCGTCGATCGGGCGCTCGACACCACGCTGTCGCAGAACGCGATGCGCTTCCAAGGCCGCGTGGCCGTCGACGCGCACTACAACGGTCTCGCGCTCGATGCATCGGAGGGCGAACGCATCGCACGTGCCATGCAGGGGGCCGACGTGGTATTCCTCGGAAACCACGGCGTGGTGGTCTGCGGCGCCTCGATGGCGCATGCCTACGACGACCTCTACTACCTGGAGCGTGCCTGCGCCGCGCAGGTGCTGGCCGGCTCGACAGGCCGGCCGCTGGCCCCGGTGGCGCCGACCATCGCCGCGCACGTGGCGCAGCAGACGCTGGGCGAGCGGCTGCAGTCGGAGCTGTTCTTCGAGGCGCTGCGGCGCACCGTGCCCTAG
- a CDS encoding helix-turn-helix domain-containing protein, translating into MDSFLPFRESPARQRIDVMERPGLHDGFHVEPLSGREKEMLQSLFNGISNREIAGRLFVSENTVKFHLKNIYSKLGVGNRLQAINAARALRLID; encoded by the coding sequence ATGGATTCATTCCTCCCGTTCCGCGAGTCCCCGGCGCGCCAGCGCATCGACGTGATGGAACGCCCCGGCCTGCACGACGGCTTCCATGTCGAACCGCTGTCGGGCCGCGAGAAGGAGATGCTGCAGTCGCTCTTCAACGGCATCTCCAACCGCGAGATCGCCGGTCGGCTGTTCGTCTCGGAGAACACGGTCAAGTTTCACCTGAAGAACATCTACTCGAAGCTCGGCGTCGGCAACCGCTTGCAGGCCATCAATGCCGCCCGGGCCCTGAGGCTGATCGACTGA
- a CDS encoding flavin-containing monooxygenase, whose protein sequence is MSVKEERGSRAARVDAVVIGAGFAGLYMVHRLREMGLSLRAFERGGGVGGTWYWNRYPGAGSDSESWVYSYSFSDELVQGWQWSRRFPGQAEILRYLEYVADKLDLKPAFDFDTAVTGATYDEQRALWTVETETGERVEARYLITAVGCLSSAQVPAIPGRDSFEGEQHHTGAWPHAGVDFSGKRVGVIGTGSSAIQAIPIIARQAAHLTVFQRTPQFSVPNGNRDLGPEEQARLRRDIRQIRETCKWSSIGQPYDFSSVGAFDVDAEERQRQYEANWQKGGFEWMFGSYKDLLVDEAANATAADFVRQKIREAVRDPAVARKLIPQGYPIATKRLPLDAGYFETYNRDNVVLVDLRETPIQEIVAQGLRTSEKTYPLDIIVFATGFDALTGPLTRLGIRGRGGVTLGEKWAAGPRTYLGVSTADFPNLFMITGPGSPSVLGNMPTSIEQHVEWIADCIDYLRAHKAATIEPTPDAEEAWVAHVNELADKTLLPRADSWYMGANVPGKPRVFMPYIGGFGAYRKLCAEVAAERYRGFSIG, encoded by the coding sequence ATGTCGGTGAAAGAGGAGCGCGGCAGCCGGGCTGCCCGGGTGGACGCAGTGGTCATCGGGGCCGGCTTCGCCGGCCTCTACATGGTGCACCGGCTGCGCGAGATGGGGCTGTCGCTGCGCGCCTTCGAGCGCGGCGGCGGGGTCGGCGGCACCTGGTACTGGAATCGCTATCCGGGGGCCGGTTCGGACTCCGAGTCGTGGGTCTACTCGTACTCCTTCTCCGACGAGCTCGTGCAGGGCTGGCAATGGAGCCGGCGCTTCCCCGGGCAGGCCGAGATCCTCCGCTACCTGGAGTACGTGGCCGACAAGCTCGACCTGAAGCCGGCCTTCGATTTCGACACCGCGGTGACGGGCGCCACCTACGACGAGCAGCGCGCGCTGTGGACGGTCGAGACCGAGACCGGCGAACGGGTCGAGGCGCGCTACCTGATCACGGCCGTGGGCTGCCTGTCGTCGGCCCAGGTGCCCGCGATCCCCGGCAGGGACAGCTTCGAGGGTGAGCAGCACCACACCGGCGCCTGGCCGCACGCGGGCGTGGACTTCAGCGGCAAGCGCGTGGGCGTGATCGGCACCGGGTCGAGCGCGATCCAGGCCATCCCCATCATCGCCCGGCAGGCGGCTCACCTGACGGTGTTCCAGCGCACGCCGCAGTTCAGCGTACCGAACGGCAATCGCGACCTCGGTCCGGAGGAGCAGGCCCGGCTGCGGCGCGATATCCGGCAGATCCGCGAAACCTGCAAGTGGAGCTCGATCGGCCAACCGTACGACTTCAGCAGCGTCGGTGCCTTCGACGTCGACGCCGAGGAGCGCCAGCGGCAGTACGAGGCCAACTGGCAGAAGGGCGGCTTCGAGTGGATGTTCGGCAGCTACAAGGACCTGCTGGTCGACGAGGCGGCGAACGCGACCGCCGCCGACTTCGTGCGCCAGAAGATCCGCGAGGCGGTGCGTGACCCCGCGGTGGCGCGCAAGCTGATCCCCCAGGGCTACCCGATCGCGACCAAGCGGCTGCCGCTGGACGCCGGTTACTTCGAGACCTACAACCGCGACAACGTGGTGCTGGTCGACCTGCGAGAAACACCGATCCAGGAGATCGTCGCGCAGGGCCTCCGCACCAGCGAGAAGACCTATCCGCTCGACATCATCGTGTTCGCCACCGGCTTCGACGCGCTGACAGGCCCGCTGACGCGACTGGGCATCCGCGGACGCGGGGGCGTGACGCTCGGCGAGAAGTGGGCGGCCGGTCCGCGCACCTACCTCGGGGTCTCGACTGCCGACTTCCCCAACCTGTTCATGATCACCGGCCCTGGCAGCCCGTCGGTGCTCGGCAACATGCCGACCTCGATCGAGCAGCATGTCGAGTGGATCGCCGACTGCATCGACTACCTGCGCGCTCACAAGGCGGCCACCATCGAGCCGACGCCGGACGCCGAGGAGGCCTGGGTGGCGCACGTCAACGAGCTGGCCGACAAGACCCTGCTGCCGCGCGCGGACTCCTGGTACATGGGCGCCAATGTCCCGGGCAAGCCGCGTGTGTTCATGCCCTACATCGGCGGCTTCGGCGCCTACCGCAAGCTGTGCGCCGAGGTGGCGGCGGAGCGCTACCGGGGCTTCTCGATCGGCTAG
- a CDS encoding M48 metallopeptidase family protein, whose protein sequence is MPATRPTRAEPHRAVSALPYLAHYPEALQAQVRAALARGGLAEGLRARYPEAHEVRTDRALYDYVTGLKSRYLRQSEPLSKVAYDPRLHVIRNALGTHTAVSRVQGTRLKAKREIRVASLFKEAPAAFLKMIVVHELAHLKEREHGKAFYALCTHMAPDYHQLEFDLRVWLTVAELPQR, encoded by the coding sequence ATGCCCGCGACGCGCCCGACACGCGCTGAGCCGCACCGCGCCGTGTCCGCGCTCCCCTATTTGGCCCACTACCCCGAGGCGCTGCAGGCCCAGGTGCGGGCGGCGCTCGCGCGGGGCGGCCTGGCCGAGGGCCTGCGGGCGCGCTACCCGGAGGCCCACGAGGTGCGCACCGACCGCGCGCTGTACGACTACGTCACCGGCCTCAAGTCCCGCTACCTGCGCCAGTCCGAGCCGCTGAGCAAGGTGGCCTACGACCCGCGCCTGCACGTGATCCGCAACGCGCTGGGCACGCACACCGCCGTGTCGCGCGTGCAGGGCACACGCCTGAAGGCCAAGCGCGAGATCCGCGTGGCCAGCCTGTTCAAGGAGGCGCCGGCGGCGTTCCTGAAGATGATCGTCGTGCACGAACTCGCGCACCTGAAGGAGCGCGAGCACGGCAAGGCCTTCTATGCGCTGTGCACGCACATGGCCCCGGACTACCACCAGCTGGAGTTCGATCTGCGGGTGTGGCTGACGGTGGCCGAGCTGCCGCAGCGCTAG
- a CDS encoding DUF1415 domain-containing protein: protein MSPPPPPVDAALVIARTRAWLRHAVIGLNLCPFAKAVEAKGQVRYVVSEAAEPERLLDELCRELRALAEADPAEVDTTLLMHPQVLGDFLDYNDFLDRVDAAIERLGFEGVLQVASFHPDYQFAGTAPDDAENASNRAPYPTLHLLREASIDRAVAAFPEAESIYEANIRTLRGLGREGWAALQADIERDARDARDAPDTR, encoded by the coding sequence ATGTCGCCCCCGCCGCCGCCCGTCGACGCCGCGCTCGTGATCGCCCGCACCCGGGCGTGGCTGAGGCATGCGGTGATCGGCCTGAACCTCTGCCCCTTCGCCAAGGCGGTGGAGGCCAAGGGCCAGGTGCGCTATGTCGTCAGCGAGGCCGCCGAGCCCGAGCGCCTGCTCGACGAGCTCTGCCGCGAACTGCGCGCGCTGGCCGAGGCCGACCCGGCGGAGGTCGACACCACGCTGCTGATGCATCCGCAGGTGCTGGGCGATTTTCTCGACTACAACGACTTCCTCGACCGGGTCGATGCCGCGATCGAGCGCCTGGGTTTCGAGGGCGTGCTGCAAGTGGCGAGCTTCCATCCGGACTACCAGTTCGCCGGCACCGCGCCCGACGATGCCGAGAACGCCAGCAACCGTGCACCCTACCCGACGCTGCACCTGCTGCGCGAGGCCAGCATCGACCGTGCCGTGGCGGCCTTCCCCGAGGCCGAGTCCATCTACGAGGCCAACATCCGCACGCTGCGCGGACTCGGCCGCGAGGGCTGGGCGGCGCTGCAGGCCGACATCGAGCGCGACGCCCGCGATGCCCGCGACGCGCCCGACACGCGCTGA
- a CDS encoding TolC family outer membrane protein, giving the protein MPQRSPHCPPSPLPRRHRLARALTAGLLLGAAAVAQAQSLQSLYDAARGYDASYLAARALADSAQFRYEQVKALNRPSVALSASTTRSETDTSAGSASGTSTGAQISALQPLFNRSNSSTIDQAEKSYAVSMADLESAEQDLVVRLSQAYFDVLAAQDTLATTRANKTAIAEQLASAKRNFEVGTATITDTREAQARYDLATAQEIAAENDLRVRRIALDQLVGRTDVEPRPLTVPVQLPEVLPANVEDWVTQAGQSPSVRKAQLAYEVAQLETEKARAGHLPTVDLVGGVGRNRNTGRTAGSGLSGSTTSAQIGVELNLPLFAGYSIQNRVKETLSLEEKSRNDLEFARRSVTQGTRQAYFTVQSGLATVKALEAAEASNKLALEATQLGYKVGVRVNLDVLNAQTQLYTTQRDLARARYDVVLGNLLLRQAAGTLKPDDVGSVNRLLAP; this is encoded by the coding sequence ATGCCCCAGCGTTCCCCGCACTGCCCGCCGTCGCCGCTGCCGCGGCGGCACCGCCTGGCCCGGGCGCTGACGGCCGGTCTGCTGCTCGGTGCCGCCGCGGTGGCGCAGGCTCAGAGCCTGCAGTCGCTGTACGACGCCGCACGCGGCTACGACGCCAGCTACCTGGCGGCCCGCGCGCTGGCCGATTCGGCACAGTTCCGCTACGAGCAGGTGAAGGCGCTCAACCGCCCGAGCGTGGCCCTGTCGGCGAGCACCACCCGCAGCGAGACCGACACATCGGCCGGCAGCGCGAGCGGCACCAGCACCGGCGCGCAGATCTCGGCGCTGCAACCGCTGTTCAACCGCAGCAACAGCAGCACGATCGATCAGGCCGAGAAGAGCTATGCGGTGTCGATGGCCGACCTCGAGAGCGCCGAGCAGGACCTGGTGGTGCGGCTGAGCCAGGCCTACTTCGACGTGCTGGCGGCACAGGACACGCTGGCGACGACACGCGCCAACAAGACCGCCATCGCCGAGCAGCTGGCCTCGGCGAAGCGCAATTTCGAGGTCGGCACCGCAACCATCACCGACACGCGCGAAGCGCAGGCCCGCTACGACCTCGCCACCGCGCAGGAGATCGCCGCCGAGAACGACCTGCGCGTACGGCGCATCGCACTCGACCAGCTCGTCGGGCGCACCGACGTCGAACCGCGGCCGCTGACGGTCCCGGTGCAGCTGCCCGAGGTGCTGCCGGCCAACGTGGAGGACTGGGTGACGCAGGCGGGCCAGTCGCCCAGCGTGCGCAAGGCCCAGCTGGCCTACGAGGTGGCGCAGCTCGAGACCGAGAAGGCGCGTGCCGGCCACCTGCCGACAGTCGACCTGGTGGGCGGCGTCGGCCGCAACCGCAACACCGGCCGCACCGCCGGCAGCGGTCTGAGCGGCAGCACCACCAGCGCGCAGATCGGCGTGGAGCTGAACCTGCCCCTGTTCGCCGGCTACTCGATCCAGAACCGCGTGAAGGAAACGCTGTCGCTGGAGGAGAAGTCGCGCAACGACCTGGAGTTCGCGCGCCGCAGCGTCACCCAGGGCACGCGCCAGGCCTACTTCACCGTCCAGTCGGGCCTGGCCACGGTGAAGGCCCTCGAAGCCGCCGAGGCCTCCAACAAGCTCGCGCTCGAGGCCACCCAGCTCGGCTACAAGGTCGGCGTGCGCGTCAACCTCGACGTGCTGAACGCGCAGACGCAGCTCTACACCACCCAGCGCGACCTGGCGCGCGCCCGCTACGACGTGGTGCTGGGCAACCTGCTGCTGCGCCAGGCGGCGGGCACGCTCAAGCCCGACGACGTGGGCAGCGTCAACCGGCTGCTCGCGCCCTGA
- a CDS encoding protein-L-isoaspartate O-methyltransferase family protein produces MNIEQARFNMIEQQIRPWDVLDSSVLSLLAVVRREEFVPSAYRALAFTDMELPLAEGQFMLSPKVEARLLQELAVHKHERVLEVGTGSGFMAALLGHKAREVLSLEIRPALALQARINLQRAAVVNVEVREADGSRATATDGPFDVIALSGSVAEIPRGLLDQLKVGGRLAAIVGRDPVMRAVLVTRTEGGGFHSVELFDTLAPRLDGFGEPSSFSF; encoded by the coding sequence ATGAACATCGAACAAGCCCGCTTCAACATGATCGAACAGCAGATCCGCCCCTGGGATGTGCTGGACTCCTCGGTGCTGTCGCTGCTGGCCGTGGTACGCCGCGAGGAGTTCGTGCCGTCGGCCTACCGCGCCCTGGCCTTCACCGACATGGAGCTGCCACTGGCCGAGGGGCAGTTCATGCTGTCGCCCAAGGTCGAGGCCCGCCTGCTGCAGGAGCTGGCGGTGCACAAGCACGAGCGCGTGCTCGAGGTCGGCACGGGGTCGGGCTTCATGGCCGCGCTGCTTGGCCACAAGGCCCGTGAAGTGCTCAGCCTCGAGATCCGCCCCGCGCTGGCGCTGCAGGCCCGCATCAACCTGCAGCGCGCGGCGGTCGTCAACGTCGAGGTGCGCGAGGCCGACGGTTCGCGCGCCACGGCAACCGACGGCCCGTTCGACGTGATCGCGCTGTCGGGCTCGGTGGCCGAGATCCCGCGCGGCCTGCTCGACCAGCTCAAGGTGGGCGGGCGGCTCGCCGCCATCGTCGGCCGGGATCCGGTGATGCGCGCCGTGCTCGTGACCCGCACCGAGGGCGGCGGCTTCCACAGCGTGGAGCTGTTCGACACGCTTGCGCCGCGACTCGACGGCTTCGGCGAACCCTCCTCCTTCAGTTTCTGA